The segment TCCCAAGGCTGCCTAGTGCGGGAGGGATCGGCCCGGTCAGACTGCTGGAGACGAGGTTCAGCACCTCCAGGCTCCCCAGATTGGAGAGTTCGGGCGGAATCGAACCGGAGAAGTCGTTGTATCCAAGGTAGAGGAACTGCAGGCTCGCCAGGCGACCGAGTTCGGGCGGAATCGAGCTGATCAGATTGTTGGAGGAGAGAAAAAGCTCTCTCAGGCTCACAAGGTTGCCAATCTCGGGCGGGATCGGGCCGGAGAATCGGTTGCCGACCAGGTCGAGGTGCTCCAGGCTCGCCAGGTTGCCGAGTTCGGGCGGGATCGGACCGGCCAGATTGTTGGAGCCGAGACCAAGCTGCCTGAGTTTCCCGAGGTCGGCGAGTTCGGGCGGGATCGCACCGGAGAGGCCGTTGTATCCAAGGTAGAGGGATTCCAGGCTCGCCAGGTCGCCGAGTTCGGACGGGATCGGGCCGGTCAGGTCGTTGGAGCGGAGACCAAGCTGCCGGAGGTTGGCGAGGCTGGTGAGTTCGGGAGGGATCACACCGGAGAGGTCGTTGTCGCCAAGGTCGAGAGACTCCAGGCTCTCCAAGCGACCGAGTTCGGGCGGAACGGGACCGGTCAGATCGTTGGTGCCGAGATCAAGCTCCCTCAGGCTGCCAAGGTTGGTGAGTTCGGGAGGGATCCCGCCTGCCAGACCGTGTCGAATCCATGATCTGCTTCCGCTGTCCCAGCTTTGGCAATGAGATTGCCAACTGGTTTGATCCGTGAGGGTTACGGGATTGTCGGGTCGGACTCCCGGCGTTCGGTTCCCGCTGGTCTGCTCAGACCGCGGCTCTGCGCCGGTCTTCGAGCGCGGTCCTGAGTTGCGCTTCGTCGGCCTGCTGATAACAGCGCAGCACGGTCTTGGCCGACTTCCAGCCACCGAGTTCGCAGAGCACCTTGAGCGGCTGATGCATGAGATCGGACGCGAACTTGCGCCTGAGCGAGTGCCAGCCTCTCCCGCGCTTGGGCTCCAGTCCGGCGAGCGCCTCGGCCCTCTCCCACCACGCGCGGACCAGCGAGCTTTTGACGCAGATCGTGGGATCCCTCGGCGACGGCATGACCGGGGCGTGTCCGCCCTTGGCGCTCTCGCGCCGCGCCATTTCGAGGACGGCGACCGCCTCGGCGGTCACGGGCGTGCGGTGTTCGTAACCCGTCTTTTCGTGCTCCGCGCGCCACCGGATGGTCCTGCCCTCGAAGTCGATGTCCGACCACCGAAGCTGCCGGACGGCCCCGATGCGGTGTCCGGTTTCGTGCGCGAGCACGAGCGCGACGCGGAACCGCCAGTTGACCTTCGTGGACGCCTTCAGGAGGGCTTGGTACTCGGCCTCGGAGAGAACGACCCGGGTGGGGTTCTTCTCGGTGGGGATCTTGAGTCCCCTGAACGGGTTCGCCACGAGGAGCGGGCGGCCGC is part of the Gammaproteobacteria bacterium genome and harbors:
- a CDS encoding tyrosine-type recombinase/integrase, yielding MARTKRDRRSYSAGEWGRNRVRVFPDPKTGLFQIEWRENGRRLTRSLKHRDWRRAKRQADEAAAGFAKPEPNGKQKDADPGPLTLETLFDIYGEEVTPTKGIHTQRHDRTAMRMFLGLYGRNRDPATLSQRDWDRFILARRSGRIGPSGRPVSDRMIECDLRFLIAVFNWAAKSKDERGRPLLVANPFRGLKIPTEKNPTRVVLSEAEYQALLKASTKVNWRFRVALVLAHETGHRIGAVRQLRWSDIDFEGRTIRWRAEHEKTGYEHRTPVTAEAVAVLEMARRESAKGGHAPVMPSPRDPTICVKSSLVRAWWERAEALAGLEPKRGRGWHSLRRKFASDLMHQPLKVLCELGGWKSAKTVLRCYQQADEAQLRTALEDRRRAAV